In Methanobrevibacter sp., one genomic interval encodes:
- a CDS encoding zinc-ribbon domain-containing protein: protein MFCDKCGAENPDDATFCGQCGHKFKVNVKSDVKHEKNTILALVISFLLTGLGIVYAGNVKKGILLFIGGLIFSILGLAVPVCTVIAVIIWVYALYETYNEVKRAQGVANPNLIEDFKAWDSPKKAAGIIVAIIILLIVVASVFSAFAPRHDYSSYSDDYSTSDYSGGISSSGSSSSSSSGSYSSSSNGRDVESHYEGDAGSADTYGTVYDDGSVESHQSGHTDYGDYQIDSYMDSNGNLHGTVDVGGQTYHVSS, encoded by the coding sequence ATGTTTTGCGATAAATGTGGGGCCGAAAACCCTGATGATGCAACATTCTGCGGGCAATGCGGCCATAAATTCAAGGTAAATGTAAAATCGGATGTTAAACATGAAAAGAACACAATTCTTGCACTTGTAATTTCATTTCTTCTAACCGGACTTGGAATCGTATATGCAGGAAACGTCAAAAAAGGGATTCTCCTCTTTATTGGAGGACTGATTTTTTCCATTCTGGGCCTTGCGGTTCCTGTGTGCACTGTCATTGCAGTGATAATATGGGTATATGCATTGTATGAAACCTACAATGAGGTCAAAAGGGCGCAGGGTGTAGCAAATCCGAATCTCATTGAGGATTTTAAAGCTTGGGATTCTCCAAAAAAGGCTGCCGGAATAATTGTGGCAATCATAATACTTCTTATTGTTGTGGCTTCAGTCTTTTCTGCCTTTGCACCAAGACATGACTATTCAAGCTATTCAGATGATTATTCAACCTCAGATTATAGTGGCGGCATTTCATCTTCAGGAAGTTCCTCCTCTTCAAGTTCCGGAAGCTATTCATCCTCTTCAAACGGAAGGGATGTGGAATCACACTATGAAGGTGATGCTGGTTCTGCCGATACATACGGAACAGTCTATGATGACGGAAGCGTGGAGTCACATCAAAGCGGACACACAGACTACGGGGACTATCAGATTGACTCCTATATGGACAGCAACGGAAACCTACATGGAACAGTTGATGTGGGCGGCCAGACTTACCACGTAAGCAGTTAA